A part of Anabas testudineus chromosome 9, fAnaTes1.2, whole genome shotgun sequence genomic DNA contains:
- the ssh1a gene encoding protein phosphatase Slingshot homolog 1 isoform X1, whose protein sequence is MALVTLQRSPTPSAASTASTATTTAGEDFGSEDERRLNQSLSESFFMVKGAALFLQQGSSHQGQKAHPHHKHAGDLPQHLQVMINILRSEDRIKLAVRLESAWSDRVRYMVVVYTSGRQDTEENILLGIDFTNKDCKSCSIGMVLPLWSDTKIHLDGDGGFTVNTAGRTHVFKPVSVQAMWSALQVLHKACEVSRRYNYFPGGMALTWMGYYESCIASDQSCINEWNAMKDLETTRPDSPTMFDDKPSERERTECLIKAKLRSIMTCQDLENVTCKQIRTELEQHMNCNLKEYKEFIDNEMLLILGQMDKATLIFDHVYLGSEWNASNLEELQETGVGYILNVTREIDNFFPGTFSYHNIRVYDEEATDLLAHWNDTYNFIVKAKKNHSKCLVHCKMGVSRSASTVIAYAMKEYGWSLEKAYNFVKQKRSITRPNPGFMRQLAEYEGILDASKQRHNKLWHPDGDCEMTEGQQGLTQCCGGEEGAHLTPEPGMSPCCEEALSDKGAACPSPCRTVALEIDPTYNNYYFRRLSDSALDSEPSTPVRGPPLLGMEKVFIEIEDVERDALLDDEAFDGREGLPLPHFGPTAEGTAAQTCSRGPEPLEELRLRLEFSTVQEEDEEEVQKEEAEMEVLMQPDDGGGREEGGGEETQDVEVEGDTEGNGMDLATLNENSNNNNHFSVPHNHNEKASSIFFPADASTVSWRDCKSNQKQDSPTLASNFCLNPSPLEVPSASFPQSHTTSSEDVTSSVGLLCPCDPLCDCANCAASVPTALLETEEQPRESLLLEEPEESGDSLKVKPELDKRQPAAPSDALPELMRMDLEEEKPAVACYLGQQQETLSQLQRSGLVRRRAERLERLSGLSQESLESLKPLHACQRSKKGPFHTEEDDEFSSFSGDYIKSSTPCQVRLEPLVVPLTSDSLLGVVGSGLLTPTSSPHGSTLTRSSSSDSLRSVRGKPGLVRQRAQEIETRMRLAGLTVSSRLKRSNSLAKLGSLNFSSEDLCSACSSDAGTLLLLSLSPEPDPGLEWESPATSALPRPCKDLYTPERALPGEPRS, encoded by the exons GATTTTGGAAGTGAAGATGAACGACGACTAAATCAGag CCTGAGCGAGAGCTTCTTCATGGTAAAGGGCGCTGCTCTCTTCTTGCAGCAGGGGAGCAGTCACCAGGGCCAGAAAGCACATCCTCACCACAAACATGCAG GCGACTTACCTCAACATCTGCAGGTGATGATAAACATTCTTCGCTCAGAAGACAGAATCAAACTG GCGGTGCGGCTGGAGAGTGCATGGTCAGATCGCGTGCGGTACATGGTGGTAGTGTACACCAGTGGGCGACAGGACACAGAGGAGAACATCTTACTGGGAATCGACTTTACTAACAAAGACTG CAAAAGCTGTTCGATTGGCATGGTGCTACCTCTGTGGAGTGATACTAAGATCCATCTGGATGGAGATGG GGGCTTTACAGTGAACACGGCAGGTCGGACTCATGTTTTCAAACCCGTGTCAGTGCAGGCTATGTG GTCAGCCCTGCAGGTGCTGCACAAGGCATGTGAGGTGTCACGCAGGTATAACTACTTCCCTGGAGGCATGGCTCTCACCTGGATGGGTTACTATGAGAGCTGCATTGCTTCAGACCAGAGCTGTATCAACGAATGGAATGCCATGAAAGACTTGGAGACGACACGGCCAGACTCGCCCACTATGTTTGATGACAa GCcttcagagagggagaggaccGAGTGCCTTATCAAAGCCAAACTCAGAAGCATCATGACGTGCCAAGACCTTGAGAACGTCACATGTAAACAG ATCCGCACAGAGTTGGAGCAGCACATGAATTGCAACCTGAAGGAGTACAAAGAGTTCATTGACAACGAGATGTTGCTGATCTTGGGTCAAATGGACAAAGCCACTCTCATCTTTGACCATGTCTACCTG gGATCTGAATGGAATGCATCCAATTTGGAGGAGTTGCAAGAGACCGG GGTGGGTTATATTCTCAACGTTACCAGGGAGATAGACAACTTCTTTCCAGGCACATTCAGTTATCACAACATACGTGTTTACGATGAAGAGGCCACTGACCTGCTGGCTCACTGGAATGACACGTACAACTTCATTGTTAAAGCAAA AAAGAACCACTCAAAGTGTCTAGTTCACTGCAAGATGGGTGTCAGTCGGTCTGCCTCCACTGTCATTGCTTACGCCATGAAGGAGTATGGCTGGTCGCTAGAGAAAGCTTATAACTTTGTCAAGCAAAAGAGGAGCATCACACGACCGAATCCGGGTTTCATGAGGCAGCTGGCTGAGTATGAGGGCATCCTGGATGCCAG caAACAGCGTCATAACAAGTTGTGGCATCCAGACGGAGACTGTGAGATGACAGAGGGGCAGCAGGGATTGACTCAGTGTtgtggaggggaggagggagctCACCTGACTCCAGAGCCAGGGATGTCTCCCTGTTGTGAGGAGGCGTTGTCTGATAAAGGTGCGGCATGCCCCTCCCCATGCAGGACTGTTGCACTAGAGATTGACCCCACTTACAACAACTACTATTTTCGCCGGCTCTCTGACTCTGCTCTGGACAGTGAGCCGTCAACGCCTGTGCGTGGTCCCCCACTTCTTGGCATGGAAAAGGTCTTTATAGAAATTGAGGATGTGGAGCGGGACGCTCTTCTGGATGATGAGGCCTTTGATGGGCGTGAAGGCCTACCCCTGCCTCACTTTGGGCCTACAGCAGAGGGAACGGCTGCCCAGACATGCAGTCGTGGCCCTGAGCCCCTCGAGGAACTACGTTTGAGGCTGGAGTTTAGCACTGTgcaggaagaggatgaggaagaggtgcaaaaggaggaggcagagatggaggTATTAATGCAGCCAGATGACGGTGGGGGCAgagaagaaggtggaggagaggaaacGCAAGATGTGGAGGTAGAAGGGGATACAGAGGGTAACGGGATGGACTTGGCAACCCTGAATGAAAATTCCAACAATAACAACCATTTCAGTGTGCCACACAACCACAAT gAAAAAGCTTCCTCTATCTTTTTTCCAGCGGATGCTTCTACAGTGTCTTGGAGGGATTGTAAGTCCAATCAGAAACAAGACTCTCCAACCCTGGCTTCTAATTTTTGCCTTAACCCCAGTCCTCTTGAAGTCCCAAGTGCTTCATTCCCACAGTCCCATACTACCTCTTCTGAAGACGTCACGTCTTCAGTGGGACTGCTGTGCCCATGCGACCCCCTGTGTGACTGTGCCAACTGTGCTGCCTCCGTGCCCACAGCTCTGCTCGAAACAGAGGAGCAGCCACGAGAATCACTGCTCTTAGAGGAGCCTGAGGAAAGTGGCGATTCGTTGAAAGTAAAGCCTGAGCTTGACAAAAGGCAACCTGCAGCTCCCTCGGATGCTCTCCCTGAGCTGATGAGAATGGATTTGGAGGAAGAGAAGCCTGCAGTGGCTTGCTATCTTGGCCAACAACAGGAGACCCTTTCACAGTTGCAGAGATCTGGACTGGTCCGCCGGCGTGCAGAAAGACTTGAGAGACTTTCAGGTTTGTCTCAGGAGAGCCTGGAATCTCTGAAGCCTTTGCATGCATGCCAAAGGTCAAAGAAGGGTCCCTTTCACACCGAAGAGGACGATGAGTTCTCCAGCTTTTCTGGGGACTATATTAAATCTTCTACACCATGCCAAGTGCGGTTAGAGCCACTCGTCGTGCCACTGACCAGCGATTCTTTGTTGGGGGTGGTGGGGTCTGGGCTGCTCACACCAACCTCGTCACCTCATGGTTCAACCCTAACACGCAGCTCCAGCAGTGACAGTCTACGAAGCGTGAGGGGGAAACCCGGCCTCGTACGTCAGAGGGCACAGGAGATCGAGACCCGCATGCGACTGGCAGGCCTAACTGTATCCTCCAGGCTGAAGCGATCCAACTCGCTGGCCAAGTTGGGAAGCCTAAACTTCTCCTCTGAGGACCTGTGCTCAGCCTGTTCCTCCGATGCAGGAACCCTTCTGCTCCTCTCATTGTCCCCAGAGCCAGACCCAGGCCTGGAATGGGAATCCCCTGCCACCTCTGCTCTGCCCCGACCCTGCAAAGACCTGTACACTCCAGAGAGAGCACTGCCAGGTGAGCCCAGAAGCTGA
- the ssh1a gene encoding protein phosphatase Slingshot homolog 1 isoform X2 produces the protein MHLVVEPFQEVVMKMLPYFVENAVLTQSEINRILSESFFMVKGAALFLQQGSSHQGQKAHPHHKHAGDLPQHLQVMINILRSEDRIKLAVRLESAWSDRVRYMVVVYTSGRQDTEENILLGIDFTNKDCKSCSIGMVLPLWSDTKIHLDGDGGFTVNTAGRTHVFKPVSVQAMWSALQVLHKACEVSRRYNYFPGGMALTWMGYYESCIASDQSCINEWNAMKDLETTRPDSPTMFDDKPSERERTECLIKAKLRSIMTCQDLENVTCKQIRTELEQHMNCNLKEYKEFIDNEMLLILGQMDKATLIFDHVYLGSEWNASNLEELQETGVGYILNVTREIDNFFPGTFSYHNIRVYDEEATDLLAHWNDTYNFIVKAKKNHSKCLVHCKMGVSRSASTVIAYAMKEYGWSLEKAYNFVKQKRSITRPNPGFMRQLAEYEGILDASKQRHNKLWHPDGDCEMTEGQQGLTQCCGGEEGAHLTPEPGMSPCCEEALSDKGAACPSPCRTVALEIDPTYNNYYFRRLSDSALDSEPSTPVRGPPLLGMEKVFIEIEDVERDALLDDEAFDGREGLPLPHFGPTAEGTAAQTCSRGPEPLEELRLRLEFSTVQEEDEEEVQKEEAEMEVLMQPDDGGGREEGGGEETQDVEVEGDTEGNGMDLATLNENSNNNNHFSVPHNHNEKASSIFFPADASTVSWRDCKSNQKQDSPTLASNFCLNPSPLEVPSASFPQSHTTSSEDVTSSVGLLCPCDPLCDCANCAASVPTALLETEEQPRESLLLEEPEESGDSLKVKPELDKRQPAAPSDALPELMRMDLEEEKPAVACYLGQQQETLSQLQRSGLVRRRAERLERLSGLSQESLESLKPLHACQRSKKGPFHTEEDDEFSSFSGDYIKSSTPCQVRLEPLVVPLTSDSLLGVVGSGLLTPTSSPHGSTLTRSSSSDSLRSVRGKPGLVRQRAQEIETRMRLAGLTVSSRLKRSNSLAKLGSLNFSSEDLCSACSSDAGTLLLLSLSPEPDPGLEWESPATSALPRPCKDLYTPERALPGEPRS, from the exons ATGCATCTGGTTGTAGAACCCTTTCAGGAGGTCGTGATGAAGATGCTGCCCTATTTTGTAGAGAATGCTGTCTTGACCCAGAGTGAGATAAACCGCAT CCTGAGCGAGAGCTTCTTCATGGTAAAGGGCGCTGCTCTCTTCTTGCAGCAGGGGAGCAGTCACCAGGGCCAGAAAGCACATCCTCACCACAAACATGCAG GCGACTTACCTCAACATCTGCAGGTGATGATAAACATTCTTCGCTCAGAAGACAGAATCAAACTG GCGGTGCGGCTGGAGAGTGCATGGTCAGATCGCGTGCGGTACATGGTGGTAGTGTACACCAGTGGGCGACAGGACACAGAGGAGAACATCTTACTGGGAATCGACTTTACTAACAAAGACTG CAAAAGCTGTTCGATTGGCATGGTGCTACCTCTGTGGAGTGATACTAAGATCCATCTGGATGGAGATGG GGGCTTTACAGTGAACACGGCAGGTCGGACTCATGTTTTCAAACCCGTGTCAGTGCAGGCTATGTG GTCAGCCCTGCAGGTGCTGCACAAGGCATGTGAGGTGTCACGCAGGTATAACTACTTCCCTGGAGGCATGGCTCTCACCTGGATGGGTTACTATGAGAGCTGCATTGCTTCAGACCAGAGCTGTATCAACGAATGGAATGCCATGAAAGACTTGGAGACGACACGGCCAGACTCGCCCACTATGTTTGATGACAa GCcttcagagagggagaggaccGAGTGCCTTATCAAAGCCAAACTCAGAAGCATCATGACGTGCCAAGACCTTGAGAACGTCACATGTAAACAG ATCCGCACAGAGTTGGAGCAGCACATGAATTGCAACCTGAAGGAGTACAAAGAGTTCATTGACAACGAGATGTTGCTGATCTTGGGTCAAATGGACAAAGCCACTCTCATCTTTGACCATGTCTACCTG gGATCTGAATGGAATGCATCCAATTTGGAGGAGTTGCAAGAGACCGG GGTGGGTTATATTCTCAACGTTACCAGGGAGATAGACAACTTCTTTCCAGGCACATTCAGTTATCACAACATACGTGTTTACGATGAAGAGGCCACTGACCTGCTGGCTCACTGGAATGACACGTACAACTTCATTGTTAAAGCAAA AAAGAACCACTCAAAGTGTCTAGTTCACTGCAAGATGGGTGTCAGTCGGTCTGCCTCCACTGTCATTGCTTACGCCATGAAGGAGTATGGCTGGTCGCTAGAGAAAGCTTATAACTTTGTCAAGCAAAAGAGGAGCATCACACGACCGAATCCGGGTTTCATGAGGCAGCTGGCTGAGTATGAGGGCATCCTGGATGCCAG caAACAGCGTCATAACAAGTTGTGGCATCCAGACGGAGACTGTGAGATGACAGAGGGGCAGCAGGGATTGACTCAGTGTtgtggaggggaggagggagctCACCTGACTCCAGAGCCAGGGATGTCTCCCTGTTGTGAGGAGGCGTTGTCTGATAAAGGTGCGGCATGCCCCTCCCCATGCAGGACTGTTGCACTAGAGATTGACCCCACTTACAACAACTACTATTTTCGCCGGCTCTCTGACTCTGCTCTGGACAGTGAGCCGTCAACGCCTGTGCGTGGTCCCCCACTTCTTGGCATGGAAAAGGTCTTTATAGAAATTGAGGATGTGGAGCGGGACGCTCTTCTGGATGATGAGGCCTTTGATGGGCGTGAAGGCCTACCCCTGCCTCACTTTGGGCCTACAGCAGAGGGAACGGCTGCCCAGACATGCAGTCGTGGCCCTGAGCCCCTCGAGGAACTACGTTTGAGGCTGGAGTTTAGCACTGTgcaggaagaggatgaggaagaggtgcaaaaggaggaggcagagatggaggTATTAATGCAGCCAGATGACGGTGGGGGCAgagaagaaggtggaggagaggaaacGCAAGATGTGGAGGTAGAAGGGGATACAGAGGGTAACGGGATGGACTTGGCAACCCTGAATGAAAATTCCAACAATAACAACCATTTCAGTGTGCCACACAACCACAAT gAAAAAGCTTCCTCTATCTTTTTTCCAGCGGATGCTTCTACAGTGTCTTGGAGGGATTGTAAGTCCAATCAGAAACAAGACTCTCCAACCCTGGCTTCTAATTTTTGCCTTAACCCCAGTCCTCTTGAAGTCCCAAGTGCTTCATTCCCACAGTCCCATACTACCTCTTCTGAAGACGTCACGTCTTCAGTGGGACTGCTGTGCCCATGCGACCCCCTGTGTGACTGTGCCAACTGTGCTGCCTCCGTGCCCACAGCTCTGCTCGAAACAGAGGAGCAGCCACGAGAATCACTGCTCTTAGAGGAGCCTGAGGAAAGTGGCGATTCGTTGAAAGTAAAGCCTGAGCTTGACAAAAGGCAACCTGCAGCTCCCTCGGATGCTCTCCCTGAGCTGATGAGAATGGATTTGGAGGAAGAGAAGCCTGCAGTGGCTTGCTATCTTGGCCAACAACAGGAGACCCTTTCACAGTTGCAGAGATCTGGACTGGTCCGCCGGCGTGCAGAAAGACTTGAGAGACTTTCAGGTTTGTCTCAGGAGAGCCTGGAATCTCTGAAGCCTTTGCATGCATGCCAAAGGTCAAAGAAGGGTCCCTTTCACACCGAAGAGGACGATGAGTTCTCCAGCTTTTCTGGGGACTATATTAAATCTTCTACACCATGCCAAGTGCGGTTAGAGCCACTCGTCGTGCCACTGACCAGCGATTCTTTGTTGGGGGTGGTGGGGTCTGGGCTGCTCACACCAACCTCGTCACCTCATGGTTCAACCCTAACACGCAGCTCCAGCAGTGACAGTCTACGAAGCGTGAGGGGGAAACCCGGCCTCGTACGTCAGAGGGCACAGGAGATCGAGACCCGCATGCGACTGGCAGGCCTAACTGTATCCTCCAGGCTGAAGCGATCCAACTCGCTGGCCAAGTTGGGAAGCCTAAACTTCTCCTCTGAGGACCTGTGCTCAGCCTGTTCCTCCGATGCAGGAACCCTTCTGCTCCTCTCATTGTCCCCAGAGCCAGACCCAGGCCTGGAATGGGAATCCCCTGCCACCTCTGCTCTGCCCCGACCCTGCAAAGACCTGTACACTCCAGAGAGAGCACTGCCAGGTGAGCCCAGAAGCTGA